A window of Neorhizobium galegae bv. orientalis str. HAMBI 540 genomic DNA:
GACAAGTTCGAACGGACCGGAATCGAGGAAGGCCCGCACCCGCAGCTCCGCGTCGCTCGCCTTGATTCGCTCCGCCTCGCAGCGCGGCTTCTTGATGTCGGGCACCTCGATGCCAACCAGCCGGATCTTCTGGCCATGGAATACGAAACGATCGGCGGCGGTTACGCAGTCGTCTTGCTTGGCCGATCCGCACAGATAGAATTTCGCCTCATAGGCGCCGGCAAGGTTCTCGTTGCTCTTCGGCGCCTCGGCAGCCTTCTGGATCTCCTCGAGAATCGGCTTGCCGATCGGCGCCGGCGGGATGATCGCGGCGGTGTGACTCTGGTCAGGAGCGACCGCAGGCTTTGACGTGACCGGTCGGTGCGACGGGCCGGAACTTGCCTCGACGGATTTTGCCGGCACCGGTTTTGCCGCGACCTGGGCCGGTTTTCCCGAAGTCAGGCCGGCAACAAAACGCCTCGTTGCCGCGGAATTCTCGTAAAGCGCGATGCCGCCGGCCACCACCGCCAGCGCTCCGAGCCAAGGCCAGAGCGTCGAGCCGGAGCCTGACGACCGCTTGGGCGCGCTTCTGCGCCGAGAACCGGATTTGCCGCGCGTTTGAGCCATGACGATCTCTCCTGTCGAATCGGAGAAAGTATCGTGGGGAAGGATTGCCGAAAGGTTTCAGGAGGAGCGATTCAGTAGTGGAAACGGCATTGGAGGATGATCAGCCGCGGCTGATCATTGCCGTTCTCCACGCGGTAGACGAGCCGGTGTTCCTGGGTTATTCGGCGCGACCACTGCCCTTTGAGCTGATTGCGCAATGGCTCAGGCTTACCGATGCCCTCGAACGGGTGCCGCAATGTGTCCCTGATCAACTCGTTGATCCGGACGACCATTTTGGGGTCGGTCTCCTGCCAGAAAATATACTCGCGCCAGCCCTCCGGCTCCCAGACGAGCAGGTAGGCTTTCCCTGAAGGCATCAATCGGCCTTCTTGTTGGGGATATAGTCCTCAGGTTCGATAAGGTCGTGCACGATCAGCTTCGAGCCGTCATTGACGTTGGCGATCGCCTCTATCAGCCGCGTCGCATTGGCGGGCGTCGACATCAGATGCAGCGTCTCCAGCATGCCCTCGTATTCGTCCTTGTCAATCAAGATGGCCGATGGCTTATCACGGCGCATGATCTCGATCGGAGCACGGTCGTTCGAGACTTCATCGAGGAGGCTAGCAAGCTCCTGGCGGGCTTGGGAAAACATGACGGTGCGCATGGGCGGCTCCTCATTACCTGTACAATAAATAGTACAAGTCTCTATCGAAGTCAATTTGGACTACCCCGCCCGGCCCGTCGCCAGCGCCACTGCCCAGTCGGCGCGGCCGTTTTCGGCGGCAAGGCGCGACATCGCCAGATGGTCGTAGGTCACGTTGCGGAATTGCGGTATCCAGCCGGCGGAGGTCTTTTCCAGGATCGCGTAGGACGCCATGGTGTGGCCCGTTTCCACCTTGTGGAAATGCGGCGTGTCATCGTCATAGGCCGGGCAGCCGACGCTGCCGGGATTGACGATCAACCGGCCGTCGGACAGTTGCACCGCCCGCGGAATATGGCTGTGGCCGCAAAGGATCAGCGGTTGCTCGATGCCGTCAGCCAGCGCCTCGATCTCCTCCAGCGGCTTCAGAAAGACATGGCCTTCGCTCGATACCTGCTCGAGCCAGTAAACGTTGTCCGACTGCGGCGTCGCGTGGCAGAGGTAGGCCTCGTCCCGATAGACGGTGCTGAACGGCAGCTTGCGCAGCCATTGCAGGTGGCGCGGCGCCAATTGCGAAAAGGCGTGCACTTCCCAGGAAGGCATCGCATCCGCCGGATTTTCGATCAGGTAGCGATCGTGATTGCCGCGCACCGTCAGCGTCGCCATCGTATCGAGAAGTAGCAGCAGGTCCGCGGTGCGCCCGGCTTCGAGGGGTCCGCTCAGGCAATCGCCGAGATTGACGATGTCGGTGATGCCTTGCGCATGGATATCGGCAAGTACCGCTTCGAGCGCTGCGCAATTCCCATGAATATCGGCGATTGCGGCAAAGCGCATCAACTCCCCCGATAGGTGGAATAGCCGTAGGGCGAAAGCAGCAGCGGCACGTGATAATGGGCCGTCGTGTCGGAAATGCCGAAACGGATCGGGATCACGTCGAGAAAAGCCGGTTCCGTGAGCGCCACGCCGCGGGCGCGAAGATAGTCTCCGGCGTGGAAGACCAGCTCGTATTCGCCGACAAGAAAGGTCTCGCCGATCAGGATCGGCCCGCCGTCGACGCGGCCGTCGCTATTGGTGACGACCGTCTTGAGTTTTTCGCGTGTCTCGCCGCTCAGCCGGTAGAGGTCGATCGACAACCCCTCGGCCGGTTTACCGCTGGCGGTGTCGAGCACATGGGTGGTGAGTCCGGTCACAGGCTGGGCTCCGCGATGAGATAGGGGGTATCGAAGAACGCTTCCTCGTAGTTCGCAGAGGTACTGTCCCTGTCCACCACCAGGAAATCACTGACGACGCCGATCGCCATCAACGGATGATGCCATGAATTGGGGAAATAATTGACGCCCTGATGCGGCTGCACGAGGAAAACCTGCGGTTTGCCCGGCCGTCCGCCTTCGTCATCCGAAACAGCGATCAGGAACGGCTGGCCGGAGATCGGCGAAAAGCTCTGGCTGGCGAAAGGATGTCGCTCCATCATGGTGATCGCGTAAGGGAACTGCCGCGGCTTGCTGCGGAAGATGCTGAAGATCAGCCGCTCCGGCTCGCCGATCACGACGGGCTCGGCGAGCGCGTGATAGCGTTCGGTCGTGCCGCCATTGATCAGCCGCATGCTCGCCGGATCGGCCTCGATGACATCGCCGAAAGATGCGAAGGCTTCCTTTGTGAGGGGGAGGATTTCAAGATATTCGGTCACGTCATTCGCCTTCATCATTCGCCCTGGGCACGCCAGTTGCGCAGGGAATCGAGCTGGGACAGAAGCTCGGGGATCATCCGGTCCACGGTCAGCCAGACCGTATCGATATCCAGGTGAAAATATTGATGCGCAATACGGTTGCGCATGTCGCGAATGTCTTTCCACGGGATCTCCGGATGCTCGACGACGAAATCCGGAAA
This region includes:
- a CDS encoding ureidoglycolate lyase codes for the protein MTEYLEILPLTKEAFASFGDVIEADPASMRLINGGTTERYHALAEPVVIGEPERLIFSIFRSKPRQFPYAITMMERHPFASQSFSPISGQPFLIAVSDDEGGRPGKPQVFLVQPHQGVNYFPNSWHHPLMAIGVVSDFLVVDRDSTSANYEEAFFDTPYLIAEPSL
- a CDS encoding metallophosphoesterase family protein, which gives rise to MRFAAIADIHGNCAALEAVLADIHAQGITDIVNLGDCLSGPLEAGRTADLLLLLDTMATLTVRGNHDRYLIENPADAMPSWEVHAFSQLAPRHLQWLRKLPFSTVYRDEAYLCHATPQSDNVYWLEQVSSEGHVFLKPLEEIEALADGIEQPLILCGHSHIPRAVQLSDGRLIVNPGSVGCPAYDDDTPHFHKVETGHTMASYAILEKTSAGWIPQFRNVTYDHLAMSRLAAENGRADWAVALATGRAG
- the uraH gene encoding hydroxyisourate hydrolase, translated to MTGLTTHVLDTASGKPAEGLSIDLYRLSGETREKLKTVVTNSDGRVDGGPILIGETFLVGEYELVFHAGDYLRARGVALTEPAFLDVIPIRFGISDTTAHYHVPLLLSPYGYSTYRGS
- a CDS encoding HepT-like ribonuclease domain-containing protein, translated to MSAERLEAYLDRMVVTGNKAVRYVSGLDREAFRLDEIKQDAVIANIMAIGECATKLMERFPDFVVEHPEIPWKDIRDMRNRIAHQYFHLDIDTVWLTVDRMIPELLSQLDSLRNWRAQGE
- a CDS encoding type II toxin-antitoxin system Phd/YefM family antitoxin — translated: MRTVMFSQARQELASLLDEVSNDRAPIEIMRRDKPSAILIDKDEYEGMLETLHLMSTPANATRLIEAIANVNDGSKLIVHDLIEPEDYIPNKKAD
- a CDS encoding Txe/YoeB family addiction module toxin — encoded protein: MPSGKAYLLVWEPEGWREYIFWQETDPKMVVRINELIRDTLRHPFEGIGKPEPLRNQLKGQWSRRITQEHRLVYRVENGNDQPRLIILQCRFHY